GAGTTGAGAGATTCTTGGTGTCATCTTGCGCTTATGATTTTGGTAGCTTGCAGTGAATGGCTTTTATGGTTGGTGGAATGGACTAATTTTACACCACTACTCGAATTGATAATTCTTCTAGATACAAGttaatttagttttttctttttaattatcgaattaatagaaatataataaacagaaaagataaagtatacaagtaaaaaaagaataaaatagtataaatatatttttttccaaaagaTATGTCTCATTTAATTTGGAATGTACTGATAAATAATATTACCTCTATACACCAATTATAATCTCATTTTGacttgacatgaattttaataaactatttgattttgtaaagaaaaatagataaatgGGTTAGCAGAGCGTgaatctcacttttatatattgggtTTAACATAGAACGAGAGTATCATGATTTATTTAGTCTTTCAATTACGCCagataattattttgtttgctATTGTAGAAATAacatttttctctattttgcTAGACCGATGCCAATGTTGTCGTAGCGAGTCAGTTCACTGggagagaatgatatgtatgtGTTTGTCTAGTAGCTCTAATATTTGCATAATATTCAAAATGGGTGAATTTGAACTAGTGTAAAACTTGGGTACAAGATACGCGTAGAATTAGACGCGGTCATTATATGGTAATAattataatgttattttaaatttttaaaacaaattcattgaaaaaattaataaaacatgaatcttattcatatatattaaatttatattaaaatatgagtgaaataaattagtggaatatgaggttcatttattaaaattagtaacaataaaatataattattattgatggattaataaaaaacaaaaatgttaTATTTAATGATGGAAATCGaagatttaaattatgtaattaaatttttaatttattttaattttttatatctaTCTGTCAAAACCCCTACAAATAAGATTAATAATATAAGAGCATTTACAGTGAAAATACTACTAATGATGGATCTTATCCTACAACTATCTATTTcttgtagtattatttaaatactcaaattcaaattaaatttttttatttaatttgagaaattaactaagaaataaatttaatcaaactcaaAGATGGTAGAAATTAGAAAATTTGCAGTTAATATCCTAGatcaatttaatcaaactagtaaaaagattaaaaataaatcaataaataagagaaaatatgaaataaatgaAATGAGTGGCCCATCAACGATTCAGGAGTGTGTATTTAATATGGTACGTAGTAGTACTGATCTGTTAATGGGCTTTATAAGCTAAAGAGTGGCCCATCCACGATTACACGACTGTGTGTTTTACTCTAACTAATGGAAAGAAGGAATGTCACATAAAGTTgtgttattaaaaataatttaataatgctcctatattttatttaatcctTCTTTCCCAAGTTAAGAATCTCAATTGAGTTGAcatgattttaagaaatatactgGTGTCTTTATATATTTGTCAActattacttttattatttttggtaatggacaatcatattctattaactcatttctactcacattttattataaaactaatatataaaagtagaacccAACATGtcattaacttttttaactcattttctattatatttcttaaaactcatgttggGTCAAAAGATGACAAATTATTAGAGAcggaaaaagtaaaagaaagctgataaaaaatataatggaaaTGTGAAATATagatctatttttatatattatgttaatattagttttataataaaatgagaataaaatgaagttaataaaatgtgaaactTGTATAAGAATGGGATTAGCATATGGATATTTATTCATACCACATTATGAATAAAAACTTAACCAGGATTTAGTTAATTTAGGGTTATTAATATTCGCGTTCCAAATTAGTTTTTATGTGTATGTATAGTACTTAATTAGTTTTTTAAAATCctttctattaaaaaaatatattaatttgagtatactgaaaagcatgtttcgagtacgaatagaatcttgcttgtatacgaaaaactctacaatccacttttaacccgattcggTATTATTCGAGCCgttttcgcacgaatagaattactaatattattacattgtgtttgcttgtgcaatTTATAAGaggttttataaacatttaaatgcagaagaagtaaacaaagtctaagtcttttgcttagtagaccgGTCGTGGGCGTCgttcactttaaggtaacacggtcggttctatgcaatgctttgcaaaaaaaaagaagaatttcacaaaccagataggcttagactacctatcgtaaaaggttgcaatgtcagtccgatatttctaagccttactgaaataagataacattggtgtggtatagcactaaaaggatctaacagcaagacatgtcttcatgctatctactggaagactaggtcttggtatttcttaatcaacacacgttagcattgagcatacgttattgattatgcactactttgacttatcaaatggtgcaaatttttcgcaatcaaataatcatgatatattgggtagtggtaattaatatctagcggtgctaggattgctattatgttgaatcgcgcgcctggtgagtctggtttgataatgtccccaagaggagctcgaacaagtttttattattcggaaactggtcagttggaatttatttattccatgaataataaataagtgtttcttgctacgtccactcttggaattaataagatgttgattaattaagtccatagcagacattaattaattaatgagcatttctatcttaagcgcgggaaataatcatttaaacaaaaggaagccaggattacttataatttcggatttggatggacagtgcaatattaattctgtagtggttgctcgtaatattccaatataagcttatattaaattgtgggttcaatttaattagtaaaaagctaattgggggagaccatatccaaaaccttctatagatccctgactgggcccaataaggacttaatataaatatgagaataaatgagagaaaaattattaattttaaacatGAAATTCCGTTCCCTCCTATCTCTAGAGTAGGAGTCGAAATTTTCACCTCTCCTCCATGAgatttttcagctcctcctccgtgaggaatttttctgtcttctttattcgagtcctagtattttgataagatcagtccaccctgatatcgagatacagttcgggaaccagtcagaagatccgtggtctagtattaaagatcatcacgtggagaaggcgcaagcaatcgacgattctttggagaatcaaatcggtaactctaaaccgtagtattcatgtttaggatttactttctttaagcatgaattatttgctatctagcatgcaattatctgtttaacatgtgaattgattaatcgcataatcagtcaaatagatcattatctgatttatttattttgtacaagtcttccgctgtgcaaggggcaccaaaccccagcaattaGCTCATACTATAAGATAAACACGCGATGGATGTTATTGTCAAGAATATAAGAATGGCGTAATATCTAACGCTATAACGTACCTCTACTATTAAGTCTTGCAAAAGGTTGAAACTCCAACTCAAGATCACCCCATGTCCTGGCCCGATAGTAATATGAGGCGTTTTTAATACGGGTATGCAGTGGCCCATTAAAAAGGAAGGTGTAACCCATTGTCCTGATAGAAGCTCACCTCCCAAGTGCTCACATTTGTACCTAAGATGTGTTGCAACTACACGgcagtagtagtagtaaaaatCGATCATTGGTCATTCTTGCAAATCTGTTCCTCCGGAACCAACTACACTGCCCCTATGAACACTCCGATTACTAAGTCTATACCTAGTTACCTACATTAAGTCTATACGACTATACCTAcataatagtactagtacaaAACACTTTCTTTTGTCAATTTTCCGAATAAATATCATCTCTTGATTATatggaaaatgataataaatagttataattaatagaaaataagagatagaataatagagaaagtaaagtaagtgagagaaCCATAGAGATAAGattctcttctatattattctatctattacttattttattttcattttaactatttattactatcttCACAAAACAACGGctaaaaaatcaattaattgagCTTGGACGGAGGAGTACTTTCTAAAGTGTAAATCATCTAAATAAATTTCGCAAAATATTGACAAAAATTTcgcaaaacagaaatgaaaagaaataaacaaaaaattaatagcCATCATTAATGTCGCAgcgatatttattttgatttggtgtagattttaagaaaaagggaagaagaggcgaatgaaaaaaattaatgtaaatgAGTCTGACTTTATGGGAGGGACTTTGAGGGAaggagggagggtgttggcaattgaaactaaaattaatgtaaactgaaactagtataggcaattgaaactaaaattaatgtaaactgaaactagtatataagtcttaTGGACCCCTCCTCGTATCaataatgaaaaaaagtaaatacagtaaattttttaaaaatacgcATCAAAATGTTAATcgtattaaaaaataaactacAAAGATCCAAACACAAAATGTGAGGTAAGCTAATCGAAGTCATGAAACAAGATATCCGTAGCATGATCCATGAGATTGGGGCTCAATCTCAGCATCAAAACACAAAATTCCATCTGATTGAGACAGCCGTCGCCGTCCAAATCTCCTTCCTCCAACATAGAGCGCAGcagctcatcatcatcatcatcttcaaatCCCAACGCCGCAGCATTGTTCTTCAAGCTGGTGAATGTGATCATCTGGTTGTGGGAATCCATGAGCAGCTCAAACCCTTTGCACAGCTCATCGATGAACCCCTCCGCCCCCAGCTTCTCCACCATCGCCGGAAAATGATCCTCGAACACCACGCCGACGCCATTATAATTGTTGCCTTCTCTCTTCTTATCCATTTTATAATTGCGATTGTATGTAATGATTAATGAGAGAGGTTGATTGATGGGTTTGATTTATATAGACAGACGTGGTAAAAATGTGTGGAGAAGGAAACTTCGCGATTTGAAGAATGGCGcctgatggggtgcgtactaaacaagcccgacagcaatgacggcccatcagcccaaagcctaaggaagagtatgagttcggcattaccaaagagttcggcctcagcctacagctcggtaaaagccgaccaatcaagctctgcgagttcggcattaccaaagagttcggcctcagcctacagctcggtaaaagccaaccaagctctgctctcaggtcggcatcaagctctactctcagatcggcaaccaaagcagttcggtctcagttttcgaccgaacaaggagttagtggacccatgcaggatttccacaacttccaacacacccactaccacgtggcgtcaactcaggccacgatcttaggccatgacctacacgacctccacgacctagagtgatgatgtaagccacgatcttagttcaatgtataaatagaacttagatctgatagaaaggggttagaagctctctagagaaaaataccatatagcaagtctgtgttgtaagctgtaattccagatcaagcaatacaaacctgcccccatttctccccgtggacgtagatttacctcagtaaatcgaaccacgtaaaattctctgtgtagtgatctgtattttcctgcatttactaacatcaacaattcgcggactcatcaGCGCCGACTTCGAAAGCACTGTTCAGATTGGATTCTGTTTAAACTTTAATGCTACCATTATTGTAGGGGAGATGGATCgtctctctatttctctctcataATAGAGAAAGCAACTGTTTCGTTGAAGTTTCAGGGAAACGAAGAGGCGATTAGGCATCATCGTGCATAGGCTAGGCATTTCCTTCTCTCTTCCAAAACGGTTTCTTAATTTGGTGTATATTctaatctttattttcttttcatcaaatatcaaatcattGTTCCAAACGTATTAAACTAACTTACTTATATAATCATATAATATTGAATTCCGATTTAGGAATTTTCGGGCGACACCTGTATTTGCCTGTCAGACTATGCAATCcctcaaataataataataataataataataataataataatataatactaataattaattaattttagtttaCAACTTAATTTTGATTTAACTTTTAGTTTAACTTCAATATACTATTTGATACTCCATTTATCCCAAGAAAGTTAATACAAAACTTTAGGGCATGGagattaaaaatttatattaaataaatagaagaaaaaaaagtaggaaagataagaaatagtaaagtaaatgatggaataaagtaagagtgagtagatgttttgtcttttgttaaaaaaagaaatgactcaactttgttgggacggactaaaaaagaatacgactcaacttttttgggacggagggagtactacatttCGTCCCGTTTTAAGtgacatatttttctttttgggatgttcccgttaaatgacacatttcttaaaagaaaagccactttctttaatttttctaattttcatTTTGTCATATTTCCACTTCACttacaaaacaacattacataaaatctcctgtgaaaaaaaaatccatttaGAGTAGGATGGAGTGATTAACGAAGAATCCAAAGTTAAAaagtatactccctccgtattttaaaaataacaactatttccattttagtttgTTCCCTAAAAATAACAGCttttaaactttctattttaggaaatctgTACACCctcatatatcaatttatttaccattTATACGTCTAATAAAGTGGACCTCATAATCCATTAACATTAATTTTTCTCTCCCTTTCTCTTGCTTtaccactttttttttctctttcttgttttaccaatttttctcatcctctttcttactttaacaaattgtgcattaaaatctgtgcaattttaaatgttttttataaaaaattgaggaagtaaaaattaattatagtttTGTAGAGAAGTTATAGGCTTATAGCTAGCGTTGAAACTGCCGCTTATATGATAATTAAATGAGGTGAATTTTCTTTGATAATTAATGTGAACTTATCCAACTCATTTTACATATCATCGATCCCAGTCACGCTTTTACgtcgttttttttatttaattgagcTATAAGCCAACCCAATACATAAAACTTATCAAAGTCGAGCGATTTGAGCCCACAAACTTGGGATAAAAGTTTGATTACAAACAAATCAACGGCAATAACCTGGAAAAGTAGAAATTTTAGTGTCAGgcaataaattgaaaattactactaatattttatacaGTATTACAAATTGGTATGATTATGATTTTAAGAATAAGGGGAAGAAGAttagaagaagatgatgaataAATAAGAAATTTCGTAGAAGGCCTCATCTAATAACAGAATACACGGGGCAGTTTTTTGTCTTAATTCGCTGTCACCATTTGAACAATTTCTCACTACATGTTGAAATCATTGTTTTAACTTTATCGTCACAGACGCTTACAAGAAGCAAGAATGTTAAGATTAGTTAAGCTCAAGCTGCAACCTAAGTAAGACAAAGGAAGAAAAAGCACGTTTTGTCTATTTCCATTGCTTTTGGTGTTTTGGTTTGCAGATAACAAAAAAGAAAGGATTTGTATAAATATGCTTAATCAAGCATTAGGCTTATGCAAGGCCCTAATTAATTGCATATGCAAGATGAGATCCGAAGTCCTAAGTTagtttactcacattttatcttAGTTTCAAAGGATCGAGACTACTATTAATTAAACACCACGCTAAATAGTTTTTTGTCGATATTCGACAGGTATTACAATTGCACCGTTAAGTTTATAGTACATTCTTTAATTAGACATAAacttcattttaattattttttatttatctattttattattatttcattaaCACACTTAATACCACATTCTTAAATTCAGTATCAAAATGTAACAACGTCTCTATTAATTTGGGATGGAAGGAATATCAAACACCCATATATTCTATTGGAAGTAACTTAATGCATCAACGATTCAAGAAAATATTGAGAAAccaaatatatttgttttatataaatagtaaaaaaagCAGCATATTCTCTTGCAAAACATTGATGCTTGAACTGTTGA
This DNA window, taken from Salvia splendens isolate huo1 chromosome 18, SspV2, whole genome shotgun sequence, encodes the following:
- the LOC121777166 gene encoding calcium-binding protein PBP1-like, translated to MDKKREGNNYNGVGVVFEDHFPAMVEKLGAEGFIDELCKGFELLMDSHNQMITFTSLKNNAAALGFEDDDDDELLRSMLEEGDLDGDGCLNQMEFCVLMLRLSPNLMDHATDILFHDFD